The following DNA comes from Rhea pennata isolate bPtePen1 chromosome 7, bPtePen1.pri, whole genome shotgun sequence.
TCTAAAGAATAGGTATAAAATCTGTGTTTGGAGCAGTTCTTTTGGTGAGATCTTTGTAGCTGTGTTTTAAGTTTGTCCTGAAATAAAGTATAGTATCATGTTTatggaggggggaagggagggaacaGACTGTGCTGAACTCAACACTTGACACAGGACAACATCCTGCTTTAAATGATTAAATTATGCCACTAACATTTTGTCTCctctatctttatttttagggAAATGGGTGTCCCTTGAGAAAAAGATCCCATTCTGTTTCATGGGAGACTACCTCAGGTAGAAGCAGTGCTGATAATGTGGAATTAATTAATCGGGTTCTTCATTTAATGTCTTTTATGTTTTGCTACTACACTTGTGtagctgaagcagctgaaatcTTTACTTTTGATGTATATTATGAGAGTCATGAGCAAGGAAAATGAAGTTGAAAGTGACCTCATAAAGAGGATTATTTTGGTAATGTGATTCAGGTGACTAGAACAGTTTTCAGGGATCCAACTGTAGTGACAGCAGTTAAAAGTAGTTGTAATTAATTAGCAGAAGTCTGTAGAATTTAATATACTTTTTGGAAATGATCTGATGCAAGtctgttttaaagaataaatcCAGTTAAACTATTTCTAAACTAtctcaaaaaaatgaattgctCTCTGGTCAGGGTTATTTCTGCTATATGGGCAAGCCTAAAGTAATTTGggatttcagtgaaaaacaagTGCTAAATAACTTAATGAGAAGTggccttttctctctctttttgtctcAAGCCTGTTATAGTTTTGactgattttataaaattggtttactgtttttaaacacttcTCTTAGATGACTCATCTCAGTCAAAGCATACTTCAAAACCTGAGGCATCTTCTCCAAATCTAGTGAGACTGTCATCTGAGAAAGCCACCATTATGTGGAAAAGCCAGTCTTTTCCATCACTCTGCCTTAGTTCTAAGATGTCTTCTAGGCCATCCAAACAAAAAGACcttcctggaaaaagaaaacgcACTGCCATGAACTTGGAAGCAAACAGTTCAAATCAATCTGCGGTAGCAAGTTTGGATGACTCTCTTTTTAGTAGATCATCTGAACAATGCAGAAATAGGAAGTCTGACTTTATGAAAAACAGCCTCTTAAAGTCTCCGTGTAATGGTGTTGTGCAGCTCACAGAGGCTGCTGCTCTACCCAGACATGATTCTACTCTTTTAGAGGAATATCTTGACGCAAGccatgaaaatgagaaaaatgattcCCCCCCTGTAGGTTTGTCATCTTCGTATTCTGCACACAGTCCTAATAAAAATAACCATGTTTCTGTTGTGGATACCAAAGAGAATCAATTGCAGGTGACCCACTCCtgctttttcttggaaaagTCTCTTTCTCAGGAAAAGACTACTGTGTTGCCTTCTCTCCACCACTTAATTCAGACAAACACTGTATTCACAAAAGACATGAAATCTTGTCTCCAGAATGCTGACTTATCTCAGGTATTGAATGCTATGAAACAGCAAGATGGAAAAAGACTAGAAAGACCTACACTTTGTGAAGCTGATAGTACTGAACCTGGCAACAGTTTACCAAAACctaaaggaaaaacattagAAAGTAGTTCCAATTTGCATTCAGTGGACAGTTTTGGGAAACTTGCACTCTCAGAAGAGGTTGCTAAAATTGCTCCCTGTTCATTACCTTTTAAAGAAGGATGTGTAGGAAGCAACCAAATGTCTTCGCAGCTCTCAGGAGAGTTGAAAGTTGAAAAAACCTGTATAGCAACATCTAAGCTGAACAGCAAATCAAAGAGCAGCATTGACAGTGAAGATGAGAATTTGGACTGCGATctagatgatgatgatgaagaagaagaaatattcttgCCATTACAAGAAATTCTGTCGTCAAGTCCCCAGCCAGAGATGGGAACCGTGGAAGGAGACTGTCTTGAGAATCTTTCGCAGGACACCATGAGTCCATCACCAAAGCTTCCTGtaagtggcaaaaaaaaaaaaaaaaaaagcctcacaTCAGCTTTGTTATGCTGTGGTTTGGTGgcttgcttttttactttttggtatgattatatgtgtgtttgtatattttgtatattttaaatgcgTGAAAGCTCAGGAGTATTTGCCTTCAAAACTGCTTACCAGCTTAATTGCCTATAGTGTACAGTGGAATATAGTCAGCAAAAAAGTGCTTGTTATTACACTTATCCTTGGAATGGCTGAATGATTCATACGATCAGATTATGGTTGCTGAATTCCTTTTGGtggttttcagaagtttttcatttttgttttccccctaaagaaaaaggggagagaTTATATTGAGATGATGTATGGGatttaatgttttcatctttctgatCAGGCAAGATTTTTGACTTGAACTGATTTATCCTTGTCAATGATTTGTGCTTCTCAAAAATCTGAGTTCTTGATTGCTAAGAATGGTATTTTCTTTGAGGTCCAACTATTGGAGTTTGAATTTCATGGTGTTTCAAACAGTTGAATACCTTCTGTTCACAAGTGATGGATGGAAGAAGTATTTGAATTTCGATTTACAGGATATTATGGTGATGaattaatctgtatttttaaaagctagcTATTTGTTCAAGAACAGCATGGCAGATAGGTTgctattttaaagttttatggTAAATTAAtggtttaatattttcatttggaaagtgCTATATTAGAACTTAATGTAGCACTCCTAACAAAGCTGATACAGTTTGGAAGTGAATGCAtttgaataaaatctttcaaagtaaaaaataaagctgcGGTTCACAGAATAACTGtataaatattctttcctttcccgTCTCCCATTTCTAAATCCTCGATGTTTATTAtgttgaccttttttttttttaatatctccatAGGCAGATGTTGAACAgctgtaattattttatctgaCCTCACCATTAGTTATGCAAGCACGTTATAGGTGGAAATTTTTGTGGTCATGTCTGTATTTCCCAATCTGAACTAGTATGGCTACATAATTAGTGGTTAAGACTGATAAACAGACACAGCCTAGATGTAGCCTAGGGGCATATATGGGACCACAAACATTTGACTTACCCTGTTTCTGTGTAATTATGGCCAAAAAAGGCAAAGAGTTTAAAAACTTTCCCAAAATTTCCGTGACCATGACTTTTGCCTGTACTGTCATTCCCCTCTTCTTTTATAAGAATGAGCATATGTGCAAATTGGAGCAAACTCTGATTCTTTAGTTGTTCAAAAGTCATTTTAGGCATATTAaccatgtttaaaaaaaaggggggggggcttcAATTTTCTCCACAAAAAGTTGGTCTTTCAGCACATGAAGTTGAGTGTGGGGCCTGTCGCCTTACAAAAAGACTGAAAGATGTGTTTACATCTTGTGAATTTTGTCCCTGTTTAAGTCAGAGAGTAACGCTTTTGGGCATTTTgtgacatttgaaaaatgtctctATATACCAAAAATTAATGCTGTGTCAACTGTTCTTTTATTAGCAGGTTAGCAGGTGGACACTAACTTCCTAAATTAACTTCTATTTCTTCTGGGTAATAGAAAGTCCCCGTAGGAGTGTGTGCTCATATTTAATTGTATTCTCCTTCAGTAAGGAAGctcacaaaagaaaatttatccCTAGGTGAGGGTTTCTAGTTAAAGAAGATGGTGTTGGAAGGTCACTGTCCAAAGAATTGAAATCTGGCTATGAAAGGTTGCAAGTCTGTTTTATTTGCTATTGGATGAATAAAATTCTGGCTACTGAAAATCAAGCTAATTGTGCTAGCAGTTTAAAAAGTCTTAACTATGTTTACTAGCTTTCTAACTTGGTGCTGTATTAGGATTTTGgtgaaaagctttgttttgtctgatttttgAGGTGATTTGGTAAGCATTGTAGTGTTCGCTCCTTAGCGAGTGGTGAAACTACTAAAGATGTACTGAATTATTTTGAGAGTTTCCTGTCCCATGTACAAGAATGAGGATTTCTAGGGTCTAAGTggattaaaaatagcaaagctgtgatgtaaaagaaaacttctgatGCTGTAAATCTCCAGCTAACCTAATAAATAGCATTAGCAGGCAGAGAAGCTGTGGTTTGCTTTGCTATTCAGATCCAGTCTGAAGCACAGTGGAGCCCTGGTCTTTGGGTGATGTTTGCAGTGTTGCAGAGCTAGAAAGAGCAAATAATTTCCAAAGGTCCAAGTACAGCTTTTAAAAGTGGCTTTCCAGCTTATGGTGAGGATTTAAAAGTATTTAGGCAATTGATTTCTAAATGTAATTGCTGAGAGAGGTTTGACCATTATATAATTCTCAAGTGACTGAAATCTAAACTGTGAATCATCCCGTTTTTCAGGATCTCCTTTGCATTTTTACCCACAGGCAAAATACCACTAAAATAGAAAGGGGTTAATAGATTAACATGTTTATTGCGTAGTAGTGATGCAACTGATGGCTTTTCATGTATGTTATTTTTACATATCTCATTTCATTGACAGCTTTCTAAGCCTCCTGTTGTTAGCCAAGTGTCATATGTGAACAGCTTAGAGCATCtcttgaaggagaaagaagaatctAAAAGGTTagttttttaaagatgctttttaaaaaaaatagatggagTTGTGGAAGCTTTGGTGTACTTCGTCTTCCCCGAACTGGCTGTAGTTTGGATAGCAGCAAGCTGAGGTTTGCTTGCCAATGCCACTAACATACCTCTGGCTGTATCTACAAGGACTTTTTAAGTGTAAAAGCTGATTGATATTCTCCCAGTAAACAATACTGAGTGACTTGTGATACATCAGTCTGCCCCGTTAAGAACTAGACTGAATTTACTGATGCTTTTGTTGTAGGTCACTGAGCCAGCTAACAGCTGACAggcatgaaataaaattatttgcataGACAGACTATACTGGTTTCTTCAAAGCTTTTCGTAGCTCATTTTTAGTTTCCAAACTTGTTTAGACTTTGTCAGTATCTGAATAGTTAAACAGTGTAGTGGATAGAGCTAATTGGGTTTCTTGCAAGAGATCTTTCTAGTAGGAGACCTAATGTGGTATATGTACTCATGTCAATTGGTGATGAGTGTATATGCTATTGACTTCTGTTGAATCTGAGCCTGTGACTATGGACTGACTGACTGTGGAGCAGCAAATGCTCATTCATAAAATTGATTGTATTTTTTCAACTTCAcattagtattttatttgtaaataagaaATCCATCCAGAAGACTGAAAGTTAGATGCAGTTACAAAAGTATTTGTCAGAAGCTGGTTGAATTATTTGTCTCTGACAAACTAGAGATTGAATGTGCTGTTAGAAATTCTTTAGGCATTGGGAACTGTCCACTTAGTATCTTGGAATAACAAACTACTTGATTTTTTCCACGGTTGCAATGTGTCTTGCATGTTTTTGCTGTGTGTGGTTGGCTACTGACTCCTGGATTCACATTCAGaactttgaattttattttcttctattgtaGATACCCACCGGTAATGATATGTTCTGCTATTACTCTTACTGCAGGGTAGATGAACTAGAAAAGCGGTTACAGGAAGACATACAGGGAACAGAAACAAATTCTTCAGATGGAGAAGATGAGGAGGATGCCAGTGCTGATGGAGATCTCTCAGAAGAACATAGGTCCTTCCTACTCTGAAACCACTTAAATCtagttctttgctttctttttagcCTTTTTTCCCAATCTTTTTCTTATTCTATCTGTTGTTGTTAGTGCATCTAATGTGAACcatttttatcatcttctctttttcttacatTCCAGTGTATTTTCTTGGCAGTTAAAGTTGAATTagattaaaatacagttaaCAGATTTGACATGTTGAAACATCATTGAAGATAACTGTCTCAAACAGCAAATAAGCCTCTCataatttaaattcataaaagcaattttgaaCATTACAGGGCATTTATACAGAGATTTTCAATAACGGCTCATGCCATACCTGACTACCACCCTGGAGAAGATATATTTGACTTAGCAACATCTGGAAAAATCTTCAATCAGAACAACCTTGACTTGAGGAACTTTTATTTCATACCTCAAAATCCTATAGAAAAACTCCTCCTTAGGTAAGAATGTCCTTTTTCACACTGCTGTGTTTATTCACTGTTAGAGTTAGCAGTTTTTAAGACGAAATCATGCCTTTGCGTGGAAATGAGCTTTGTCTTAATGCGTAGGCAAAATGGAATCCCTGTTCCAGGAATTCTCTCCAGGTTAGGTTTACAGAACAGTGAATTTTTACTCAAAAcatccttctttcctcctcaaaaATTCTTGAGAAAACACCTTTGGTTTTAAATGAAGacacagaactgaaatattaaaatgaacaaaagctTAACTATCCCAAGTTGGGAAGAAAACCTCTGTTGTGGCTTTATTTGTGACTTGGCTCCTGTTGCATTATGTCTGAAAGCTGAAAGACTTCTGCATGTCTTTGTCCTGTAAAGGCCTGGGACTTAGGAGTCCACCTAATGAGGATTGCAGAAAGTCACAATTTCTAACATTTGCTAGATTCAGTCACTGAAGTAAAAACTGTGTGCGTGGATATACACAATGAAGGTAGTAGGGGATTTGTATTGTGTGTTTGTGAGGCTATCGGGCTACAAATAGTAGGCCAAATTCTTGCCTAATATCACAAATGAAGAATTCCATTAACTTTAGTGGAGTTTTATTCCAAACTGGCATCAGTGGATCTGAGAGAATTGGTGTAATCTTAAAGGATTCTGTATGCACATGTGTACGTGCTGTTGTGCCTGTGAAGGGGAAGAGTGGTTTCTCCTTGTACGTAGAGGAAGAGTTTGTGATTTACTCCTTTACCCTCAGGCCTCCTTATTGGTATGATTTGGCGATCGCAAGGATGTAAGCTTCAACAAGTATCTTGTAAATCAGTGGCTAGAGGAAGGAGTACCAAATGAGTTGCCTCTTGCAAAAGGCAATTATGATTTAATTGCTTATGCATTTTGAAGCCAGCCAGCTGCCCAGTTGGCACATACTGGCTGTCCAGTTTTGACACGTCCTGGAAGCCACTGAATCAAGTGCCATTTGCTCAGTCAAACAGATGGATGAAGTTAGGTCTCTGTTTTGATAGATACTGAGGACAGAGGTGAATGAAGCAGGATATGTGGGAAGTTGTGTTTCATTAGTTCAGTTGCTTATGGCACAACATTCTAATGGAAACTGAAACTAAAAGAATTTAGtacaagaaaatgtaaatgttctGCTCTTCTATTGCTTTTTTCACCTCATAGATTTATACAGCAGAACTAGACTGAaccttttaaattgttttgtgttGTGTCCAGATTCCTTATTTagagattatttaaaaatttcccACAAGGTTCTCTTTTTCTAAATGGGTTGGTAAAGGTCACTGAATAGCAAATAAGTTTATTCACTGGTCTGAGCATACTAATCCACAGGCAAAATGATTCATGCTACAGTAGTATAAATCAATTTTTTGAAGCTGTCATTCTATAATAGtacaaatatttccaaatgatATGGTATGtctttttagagaaaaagatAGTTGTTCTAAGTTTacaatctttttaaagatattgCCATGAATAAGGTATAATTACTAtagtattttgtattaattAGTCAAGAGCATCAGTCTGTTACAGATGTTCAGATCTCTTACTATTGATGATCATCTGGGATAGAGGAAGTTGGTATGCTTTTGTAAAAGTGATGATTGAACCACTAATAggttctctcctctcccccctccttctGTCTTTGTCTTACAGTTCTAATGCAACACAGCAGCTTTCTCTAGCTATTCATGGCTTTCTAAGTTCTGCTTACAGTTGTGTCTTGTGTCCCATACCAATTCTAAAGTGGCTTTTCCAGGTAAGACCTATACTATTCCTGCAGTTCTATTGTATTTGAATATAATAGTCATCTTAGAAGCCAGTTGTAGCAGAAATAATGAGGACAAATTTGTgattctattgcattacattagTAACAGTTTAATAAATCTTCTTTCTGGTTCTTAATTGTTCTTCAGTCTGAAAGACTTTGATTGATCCTCTTTTCATAAAACACTAAGGATagtttctcttcctccctgtcTGAGTGATTTGAAAGTTGTATGTCCCTGTCCATCATCATACAAGGTACTTCATCTGGAAAGGACACAGTGCTTGCTAGGTGAGAAGAGATCTCAGGATGTTAATAGCATGGGCCAAATGACAggaatgttactttttttttttaagttggaaGGGAATTAAATTATGTGCAGGAGTGTGCAAAAGTGTCGTTCTATATATATCACCTTTTAAATCATCAAAGATATCTGGAATACCAGATAATTTTTGTCCAGAAGAGGTCATTGTGCGTCATGACTCAAAAGCTCAGAGTCACTCTCAGAGGAAATGTTGTGGCTGTCTGCCTTCTAGATGTCTGTGGCAGTATAAATCCCCAGGGAATTTAGGTTGTTCTGTCATTTCTTTATGAGAATGCCCTTCTCCTATCTCTATTCCATTATTACTTACTGAATTCTAACTGTGCCTGAAAcgaaaaataaaaagaggatgCCTGTGAGATTGCAGCCTAGTCTGCTGACTggctttctgcttttgccaaaagaaaaatgttttgctccTCTATCTCCTTCCCTTTCGCTAGGACCAGATCACGTTCTGGATCTTCCTCAAATAAGGAGGAACTGTGAGCTAGTTCGGTTTGCTCACAGAATAGAAACTCTCCCACGCTTGTTGGgcagaaaaagaagcatttccACTGGGCTAGTGAAGTGCCTCTGGAAACGTGAAGTGCATTTCATGGTTGTATTTTTGTAGTTCTGTGTACAAATAAGAATTCATTATTTCAGTTTAGTATTGCACATGTTCATCTTGCCCATGGGTAGAAAGTCAGCTCTCAATTGCCCCCACTCCTGGTTAAAGGGAAGATTAATCTGATCATGGATGAAAATGGGTTCCAGAAGGGGATATGGTATTCTCCATTCTCTTATTCCTTTGTACCTTCTTCTGAATAGACGTATTCAACTTGGGGTTGCAAAATTCTGCAAGGAATTTTTAAGTATTCCTGCAATTTGTGCACTGCTTGGAGTAATCCATATTCTCTTCTCCATGTATCTTGCTTTTAGAGGCTttggtatttgttttctgttagtgtttgtttttctgttgtactAAAGAGTTGGTgtgttattaattaaaaaaaaaatgttatcgTGTAACTCAGTGTTTGACATGTGGCTTCTTTTCTCTCAACAGATTATGTCTGTTCATCCTGACTACTGTGTTTCCACACAGATATTAGACAAATTGATggaaataacaataaaaaatggtgagtgtttgaaaaacagaaaagaaaattgactgaacaaaggcattttctttctcttaagcATGGAAAGATGATGGGGAGTAGGGGAAAGGCACTGTCTCTGTTCTGTGGATCTGGAATGCTTTTAGGTTATTCTGTTACTTAGTGCAGGAGTTGGTCTTCACAGAGCATACACAAGCTGTGCCTCAGCATGTGGTCTTGGCATGTATTTGCAAAGCAGTGTGCTAGATACAGAACCTTTTAAACACACTTTTGTTCTTGCACAGCTAGAATTAACCTTGAAAAGAGCCCAGTGTGGCTGCTCAAAAGTTtactctcctttcctccctgtcTTCTATTTTGGAAGTTACAGACATTCATTTTAGAGCTTAAGGACTACAGGATGGTTTTCACATAGTCATACCCAGTGTGTAGTTCTGTGTAGTTTTCTTTCTGGGTAtatagcaaaagcaaaaagaatcatttgtacagaaacattttcaagagtCTGCTTCAGCCCACActactgttctttttcttgtgttttgccTTCTTTCATCTCTATTCTCAGAGACTTCTCCAGTACCAGTTCCTTTATGTGTTCTCCATGTCTTTGCTTCATTCAGATCCATCAAAAGTCACTAGCTCATTTAAGCCTGCCTGTTAACTTTGTTAAAGTAATGCAGTTCCCTTGAAATACTTGATCAGGTCTATCCAAATTATTCCACGTATTTGAATCTTGTTGTGCAGTAGGATTATGTAGCCTCCTTTGTTTTATGCTTTGCTGGCAGCAGGCTTGTTTCCAAGTGAATGGTTGGTCGATGTGCACTCTTAAGAATTAAGACTGGGAGAGATCTCAGCAGATCCTCTAACCTTTTCATTTCCCTCACAGCAGGATCAAATCTGCTACAGTTGCTCCTGAAAAGTTTGTCTAATGACTTTAAAACTGCCAACTATGGAATCTCCAAACCATTCTTAAACACTCTGTTTCTGTGCCTGAGGATGCattcctctccccctctcccccccaaatTGAACATTGAGATCTGAACCTGTAGGGTCTTGAGTGTTACATTCcattacatttctctttttcttacagACTTAAGACACTAAAAATGACCCAATTCAGAATTCTATTGACTTCTGTCACTGTTTGGAGAACACTGCATCTAGTGTCATGTCACCTTGCTAGTTTAGCAGTCTAAGAGTATCCTGTATGTAGTTTGCAGATACATTCAGATGTGAATCACAATATAAACGAGCGCTTTTTGCAATGAGCATTGTTACTTAATTCTGTCAAATGAGTGAATTCCATCTATTTAGTACTTCTGTTCTACAAGCTCTGCCTGTTTCCAAATCTTATTTAGCACTACTTCCAGTCCTATTATAACGCCCTCTTACCTGTGCCTATGCGGAACAGTAATTTACATGTTctgttaaaagtaaattttaccTCTTTCTTTGTGGTACTGTCTGTGATGAAAGAGAGCTATGAGGGGAAAGAGGTGGAACTTAAAGTAATTCACCTATTACATACGCGAGAGGTTCCCTTACTTTGAAGTGCTGTGTTAAACCACCTCCTTAcgattctttctgaaaataatgtatCATCCAGTGCTCCAACAAATCTTCTGAGGTTAGAGCTAGTAGAATCGATGCAGACTGAGCGTATTTGTTTCCCTTGAAAGGAACTGATGctgaaaactaaatttaaaactaATCCATTCCATGTCTTTTACTTGTAGCTTCCATCAGTGATGAACAGTCTAAACCATGGATTCCTTCACTAGCTGATGTGTCAGCTGTTTTTGTCAATATGGGTGTTGCGTTTAGATCTCTCTTTCCATTGCAGCATCTTCAGCCCAACTTTAACGAGTGTGATATTTTGTaagtgttttccttttgatatttATTGCTTAGATCCAGTGAAATCTTGTGCTTAGAATGTAGAATCAGAAAGGTCTCCTTCCCCTCACCCCTTCCATCATGCAATGCTGCTCTTTAAATTCTAGACTCAGGCTTCTTAAAAGTAAGTAAGTCAAAACTTAAACAGTTTCTGCCAGGTAAGAACTCTGCAAATCGGAGGGTTATTCTTTCTCCTATAGCTTCCTAGTGGAGACTTACAAGAATTCTTGCCTAGAAGACTGGGCAGAATTATAAGCAaatgattgcatttttttaCATAGATGTCTACGCTGTAACTGAGGCTGTTTCTGatttaaaggcattttaaaacaatttttttcttcagtttaatgTAATTAAGCTGTTGTAGGCTTTCTAATTGTTAATTTACTGATCAGATTAGCCTCTCTTTTATTAGAAGTCATATGCAAGAAACAATGGGTAAAAACCAGCTAAGAGGAGATCTCATCACTGCCAATCCACCAGCCTTCTCCACTGTACCAGAAACCAATCTAATTAATGTGATTAAGGTGAGAAATTTCAAACTCCAGTTACTGTGAAAGTTTTTTTGGTAGTAACCCTATTCAGTTACTGAATAAGGACAGTGCCTTATTTCAGTCCTGGGCATATTTTATGAGTACATGCTAGCCTGGGATTTCATCTCCACATACAGCAAAGCTTGTTGCTTCAAACTTGAGAAGTTTGCTGTCTCTGTGACTTTGGCTTCGCTCCCAGTTGCactgttctgtttccttttt
Coding sequences within:
- the SLF2 gene encoding SMC5-SMC6 complex localization factor protein 2, whose protein sequence is MTRPFGAGSPSPCPPVTTSRRHFRPAVAGRETARDCRNQSITEFFKPVLKQDLGHKDRTVLCSPDRGNVKDAGVELSALCVERFEKKISSPKQVRRKKMPVQTPNTSPGLEAIRRGVKGNKDNVNLLENSKACRALSSVYPTVVIQKLLVTAGSSSCLLAKKDKIVKQEQGRHEKCPSVTRTPLSCGNSWEQRTDSVDQEETSSDSDKWVLSLEADTQKTCAGNNGSVSSTALCQNPGHSVKLPYGPSDPQYRLSLEALRRERKWEKHKKKQSMPPPVKPFSGTSLSHQGNGCPLRKRSHSVSWETTSDDSSQSKHTSKPEASSPNLVRLSSEKATIMWKSQSFPSLCLSSKMSSRPSKQKDLPGKRKRTAMNLEANSSNQSAVASLDDSLFSRSSEQCRNRKSDFMKNSLLKSPCNGVVQLTEAAALPRHDSTLLEEYLDASHENEKNDSPPVGLSSSYSAHSPNKNNHVSVVDTKENQLQVTHSCFFLEKSLSQEKTTVLPSLHHLIQTNTVFTKDMKSCLQNADLSQVLNAMKQQDGKRLERPTLCEADSTEPGNSLPKPKGKTLESSSNLHSVDSFGKLALSEEVAKIAPCSLPFKEGCVGSNQMSSQLSGELKVEKTCIATSKLNSKSKSSIDSEDENLDCDLDDDDEEEEIFLPLQEILSSSPQPEMGTVEGDCLENLSQDTMSPSPKLPLSKPPVVSQVSYVNSLEHLLKEKEESKRVDELEKRLQEDIQGTETNSSDGEDEEDASADGDLSEEHRAFIQRFSITAHAIPDYHPGEDIFDLATSGKIFNQNNLDLRNFYFIPQNPIEKLLLSSNATQQLSLAIHGFLSSAYSCVLCPIPILKWLFQIMSVHPDYCVSTQILDKLMEITIKNASISDEQSKPWIPSLADVSAVFVNMGVAFRSLFPLQHLQPNFNECDILSHMQETMGKNQLRGDLITANPPAFSTVPETNLINVIKFLGFCTTVYQGGYTDQEILLLLLSLFKISLEKQLKQIPLIDFQCLFVKLLKSIKDWDTKMPEMCLAVSELSSQHHNLLWLVQLVPSWIIRGRQVRRRLSLVIISKLLNKKHIRIPDTSDEQMYVLRQYLVYMKPSSLLKRTRERLEQQNDVNGEHLHAELEQQTYYLIYILLHLVSEASFFDVVNSNQRQHLLKLCGALDKHIKCDIREDARLFYRSKVKDLVARIYGKWQDMIQNTRPTQGKLHDFWEPDL